A section of the Rhizomicrobium sp. genome encodes:
- a CDS encoding acyl-CoA dehydrogenase family protein: protein MSAAENIDTDLEAFRAEARRWIEENFPPSLKGKGAMMAGEGGPAGGGDFARWKKAMGEKGWGTPTYPKQYGGGGLSTAQARVVSQELARIGAFNPIGGMGVMMFGPTLLEYGSEEQKKKYVPGIVQGTTWWCQGYSEPGAGSDLAALRTQCVDKGDHFLVNGQKIWTSGAQYADMCFCLVRTDNTKKHEGISFLLIDMKSPGVEVRPIKLISGNSPFCETFFTDVKVPKENLMGPLNGGWTIGKRLLQFERAGLGGNIGSAAGLGRSGETRTLDQVAKAYAGANDNGRIADADLRARITNHLMDSRAFMLTVLRAQAEAKGNQGPSATTSIMKNAGSRIGQERSELLIEMMGHQGLGWDGEGFSRGELDTVRGWLGGKATTIYGGSQEIQNNIIAKRILGLLDHQ, encoded by the coding sequence ATGAGCGCGGCTGAAAACATCGATACCGACCTGGAGGCGTTCCGCGCCGAGGCGCGCCGATGGATCGAGGAGAATTTCCCCCCGTCGCTGAAGGGCAAGGGCGCGATGATGGCGGGCGAGGGCGGCCCGGCCGGCGGCGGCGACTTCGCCCGATGGAAGAAGGCGATGGGCGAGAAGGGCTGGGGCACGCCCACCTACCCGAAGCAATATGGCGGCGGCGGGCTTTCGACCGCGCAGGCGCGCGTGGTGAGCCAGGAGCTGGCCCGCATCGGCGCCTTCAATCCGATCGGCGGCATGGGCGTGATGATGTTCGGCCCCACGCTGCTGGAATACGGCTCGGAAGAGCAGAAGAAGAAATACGTCCCGGGCATCGTCCAGGGCACGACGTGGTGGTGCCAGGGCTATAGCGAGCCCGGCGCCGGCTCCGACCTCGCCGCCCTGCGCACGCAATGCGTCGACAAGGGCGATCACTTCCTGGTCAACGGCCAGAAGATCTGGACCTCGGGCGCGCAATATGCCGACATGTGCTTCTGCCTCGTGCGCACCGACAACACGAAGAAGCACGAGGGCATCTCGTTCCTGTTGATCGACATGAAGTCGCCAGGCGTCGAAGTGCGGCCGATCAAGCTGATCAGCGGCAACTCGCCCTTCTGCGAGACCTTCTTCACCGACGTGAAGGTGCCGAAGGAGAACCTGATGGGCCCGCTCAACGGCGGCTGGACCATCGGCAAGCGCCTGCTGCAGTTCGAGCGCGCCGGCCTGGGCGGCAATATCGGCAGCGCCGCCGGGCTCGGCCGCAGCGGCGAGACCCGCACGCTCGACCAGGTCGCCAAGGCCTATGCCGGCGCGAACGACAACGGCCGCATCGCCGACGCCGATCTACGCGCCCGGATCACCAATCACCTGATGGACAGCCGCGCCTTCATGCTCACCGTGCTGCGCGCCCAAGCCGAGGCCAAGGGCAACCAGGGACCGTCGGCGACGACCTCTATCATGAAAAACGCCGGCTCGCGCATCGGCCAGGAGCGCTCCGAGCTCCTGATCGAGATGATGGGCCATCAGGGGCTGGGCTGGGACGGCGAAGGCTTCAGCCGCGGCGAGCTCGATACGGTGCGGGGCTGGCTCGGCGGCAAGGCCACGACGATCTATGGCGGCAGCCAGGAGATCCAGAACAACATCATCGCCAAGCGCATCCTTGGCCTCTTGGATCATCAGTGA
- a CDS encoding glutamate synthase subunit beta — MANPTGFLTVERHERGYEKPAERTHNYREFVKPLAYPEVVKQASRCMDCGIPYCHNGCPVNNQIPDWNNLVYRDQWRAALDNLHSTNNFPEFTGRVCPAPCEASCTLNIDDNPVTIKTIECQIVDRGWEEGWIQPQPPGAKTGKNVAVVGSGPSGLACAQQLARAGHGVTVFEKSDRIGGLLRYGIPDFKMEKHPVDRRLRQMEAEGVTFRPGVEVGAGMSVAMLHQDYDAVVMAGGAELPRDLEIEGRALDGIHFAMDFLTQQNKRVAGDPEKKAAPAGTISAKGKHVIVMGGGDTGSDCIGTSNRQGAASIVQLEIMPRPPEKENKALTWPDWPLKLRTSSSHEEGALRDWSVLAKRARGEDGRIVALECVRVEWVKGADGRTQMKEIADSGFELAADLVLLAMGFVCPRHNGLVEQSGVALDARRNVKANTLDYKTSVQKVFACGDMRRGQSLVVWAIREGRQCARAVDEFLMGASELPR, encoded by the coding sequence CCGCTGGCTTACCCGGAGGTCGTCAAGCAGGCGTCGCGCTGCATGGATTGCGGCATCCCCTATTGTCACAACGGTTGCCCGGTCAACAACCAGATCCCCGACTGGAACAACCTGGTCTATCGCGACCAGTGGCGGGCGGCGCTCGACAACCTGCACTCGACCAACAACTTCCCCGAATTCACCGGCCGGGTCTGCCCGGCGCCGTGCGAAGCCTCCTGCACGCTGAACATCGACGACAATCCGGTCACCATCAAAACCATCGAATGCCAGATCGTCGATCGCGGCTGGGAGGAAGGCTGGATCCAGCCGCAGCCGCCGGGCGCCAAGACCGGCAAGAACGTCGCCGTTGTCGGCTCGGGACCGTCGGGCCTCGCCTGCGCCCAGCAGCTCGCGCGCGCCGGCCATGGCGTGACGGTGTTCGAGAAGTCCGACCGCATCGGCGGGCTGCTGCGCTACGGCATTCCCGATTTCAAGATGGAGAAGCATCCCGTCGACCGGCGCCTGCGCCAGATGGAGGCCGAAGGCGTCACCTTCCGCCCGGGCGTCGAGGTCGGCGCCGGCATGTCGGTGGCGATGCTGCACCAGGATTACGACGCGGTGGTCATGGCCGGCGGCGCCGAGCTGCCGCGCGACCTGGAGATCGAGGGCCGCGCGCTCGACGGCATCCATTTCGCGATGGATTTCCTCACCCAGCAGAACAAGCGCGTCGCCGGCGACCCGGAGAAGAAGGCGGCGCCGGCGGGGACGATCAGCGCCAAGGGCAAGCACGTCATCGTGATGGGCGGCGGCGACACCGGTTCGGACTGCATCGGCACCTCCAACCGCCAGGGCGCCGCCTCGATCGTCCAGCTCGAGATCATGCCCCGGCCGCCGGAGAAGGAGAACAAGGCGCTCACCTGGCCCGACTGGCCGCTCAAGCTGCGGACCTCGTCGAGCCATGAGGAAGGCGCGCTGCGCGACTGGTCGGTGCTGGCCAAGCGCGCGCGAGGCGAGGACGGCCGCATCGTGGCGCTGGAATGCGTCCGCGTCGAATGGGTCAAGGGCGCCGACGGCCGCACCCAGATGAAGGAGATCGCGGATAGCGGCTTCGAGCTCGCGGCCGATCTCGTCCTGCTCGCGATGGGCTTCGTCTGCCCGCGCCATAACGGGCTGGTAGAGCAATCCGGCGTGGCGCTCGACGCGCGCAGGAACGTCAAGGCCAACACGCTCGACTACAAGACCAGCGTGCAGAAGGTGTTCGCCTGCGGCGACATGCGGCGCGGCCAGTCGCTGGTGGTCTGGGCGATCCGCGAGGGCCGCCAATGCGCCCGCGCGGTGGACGAATTCCTCATGGGCGCGTCGGAACTGCCGCGCTAA
- a CDS encoding acyl-CoA dehydrogenase family protein has protein sequence MSDLETFRSETRAWLEANCPPSMRGGAELSVTEGDDDSIWGGAKARFKNPEQKLWLDRMAAKGWTAPTWPKDYGGGGLSNAEARVLQQELGRLKARPALMSFGIWMLGPVLLEYADEEQKKRFLPQIVKGEIRWCQGYSEPGAGSDLAGLRTQAVDKGDHYLVNGSKIWTSYADKADWIFCLVRTDNTKKHEGISFLLFDMASPGVEPRPIKLISGQSPFCETFFTDVKVPKSQLVGKLNGGWDIAKRLLQYERQNISAGGFGGGSGGYDLEHAALDHIGRDDGKIADADLRGRITAHKMEARAFALTVRRAEEESKQGKGPSAATSIIKYAAAKINQERTELMVEALGTQALGWEGEAYKPEEIAAMRAMLRAKGNSIEGGTSEVNLNVISKRVLGLMDHQ, from the coding sequence ATGAGCGATCTCGAGACGTTCCGAAGCGAAACGCGCGCCTGGCTGGAGGCCAATTGTCCGCCCTCGATGCGCGGCGGCGCCGAACTGTCGGTGACGGAGGGCGACGACGATTCCATCTGGGGCGGCGCCAAGGCCAGGTTCAAGAATCCCGAGCAGAAGCTCTGGCTCGACCGCATGGCGGCGAAAGGCTGGACCGCGCCGACCTGGCCGAAAGACTATGGCGGCGGCGGGCTTTCGAACGCCGAAGCCCGCGTGCTGCAACAGGAACTCGGCCGCCTGAAAGCGCGTCCCGCGCTGATGTCCTTCGGCATCTGGATGCTGGGGCCGGTGCTGCTCGAATACGCCGACGAAGAACAGAAGAAGCGCTTCCTGCCGCAGATCGTGAAGGGCGAGATCCGCTGGTGCCAGGGCTATAGCGAGCCCGGCGCCGGTTCCGACCTCGCGGGCCTGCGCACCCAGGCGGTCGACAAGGGCGACCACTATCTCGTCAACGGCTCGAAGATCTGGACCTCCTATGCCGACAAGGCGGACTGGATCTTCTGCCTCGTGCGCACCGATAACACGAAAAAGCACGAAGGCATCTCGTTCCTCCTGTTCGACATGGCGTCGCCGGGCGTCGAGCCCAGGCCGATCAAGCTGATCAGCGGCCAGTCGCCGTTCTGCGAGACCTTCTTCACCGACGTGAAAGTGCCCAAGAGCCAGCTGGTCGGAAAGCTCAATGGCGGCTGGGACATCGCCAAGCGCCTGTTGCAATACGAGCGCCAGAACATCTCGGCGGGCGGCTTCGGCGGCGGCAGCGGCGGCTACGATCTCGAACATGCCGCGCTCGACCATATCGGCAGGGACGACGGCAAGATCGCGGACGCCGACCTGCGCGGCCGCATCACGGCGCACAAGATGGAGGCGCGCGCCTTCGCGCTGACCGTGCGCCGCGCCGAAGAAGAGTCCAAGCAGGGCAAGGGTCCTTCGGCCGCGACCTCGATCATCAAATACGCCGCCGCCAAGATAAACCAGGAGCGCACCGAGCTGATGGTGGAGGCGCTGGGCACCCAGGCGCTGGGCTGGGAGGGCGAGGCCTACAAGCCCGAAGAGATCGCCGCGATGCGCGCCATGCTGCGCGCCAAGGGCAATTCCATCGAGGGCGGCACGTCGGAAGTGAACCTGAACGTCATCTCCAAGCGCGTGCTGGGCCTGATGGATCATCAATGA
- a CDS encoding insulinase family protein — protein sequence MTFPSRWMLRALLAFLILASPAAYATPPSQPWPQTASDLPADASVRFGTLPNGMRYAIKRNATPTGAVSLRFRIGAGSLMERDNEQGIAHMLEHMAFRGSAHVPDGDMVKKLQSLGLTFGADTNAFTAATQTVYAFDMPKNDAASVDTALTLMREIASNLTLSQAALDTERNVVLAEAHLRDVPIQHLQKSDWAFLYGDRAAAALMPIGKESIVAHATDKLVRGFYEAWYRPERATLLIVGDVDPGEVEAKIKALFADWTAKAAPRTAVQYAPPLHHPDPVRLFAEAGSQPYLIFSWLRPYDGSPDNKANEARDVVRFIALGVLNQRLAVLSHGANPPFVNASASHDHTATIADTTNIVVSYRSGQPDDGLSAAETAWREAVQNGVRQDEVDQIVAQFRTFFQGNAAAADTTPSPQIINALLRAVDERTVFTAPSSDLELYEEVVRDLTLAKVNEALKFVFGGDGPLYFASAAAPLPGGEAGVKATIAKADSAPFAARAQAALPPWPYGDFGKPGTVAATRTVDEFGVTYVRFDNGVLLTVKPTKFHVGEILMSVRLGKGRLGLPRDRIAPAWALSGSFVQGGLRKYSIDDLQKRMADKMWGATLGAADDAFLLTGQARAADLDAEMQVLAAYVTDPAWSPQAFDQARAAYATSLVEQQASPNGVLGHAFAGLIHDGDPRWSQPDAAAVSATTLGQTKALLADALQSGPIDVTVVGDTTVDAAIHAVATTFGALPPRPAPDGPAMGDERFPGPAAQPVVLAHHGAPNQAIAMIAWPTQGFLPDMKLQRTLRVLSEIFSQRLLDDLRTREGITYTPGAATVSAMESKTYGYFYALAQLPPDKLANFYAAADAVASDLRDKPVGEDELNRGRGPRIEDIQRQQQTNEYWLSLLGGSQVNPRLLDVIRSTVPDLQSVTAADVQTAAQDWLKDAHAWRVVVVPQGFTPPVLAP from the coding sequence ATGACCTTTCCTTCGCGCTGGATGCTCCGCGCACTTCTCGCCTTTCTCATCCTCGCAAGCCCTGCCGCCTATGCGACGCCGCCGTCGCAGCCCTGGCCGCAGACCGCCAGCGATCTGCCGGCCGACGCCTCGGTCCGCTTCGGCACGCTGCCCAACGGCATGCGCTATGCGATCAAGCGCAACGCCACGCCCACGGGCGCGGTGTCGCTGCGCTTCCGCATCGGCGCCGGCTCGCTGATGGAGCGCGACAACGAACAGGGCATCGCCCATATGCTGGAGCATATGGCGTTCCGCGGCTCGGCCCATGTCCCGGACGGCGACATGGTCAAGAAGCTGCAGAGCCTGGGCCTCACCTTCGGCGCCGACACCAACGCCTTCACCGCCGCGACGCAGACCGTCTACGCCTTCGACATGCCCAAGAACGACGCGGCGTCGGTCGATACCGCGCTGACGCTGATGCGCGAGATCGCCAGCAACCTCACCCTCTCCCAGGCCGCGCTCGACACCGAGCGCAACGTCGTGCTGGCCGAGGCGCATCTGCGCGACGTGCCGATCCAGCACCTGCAGAAATCCGACTGGGCGTTCCTTTATGGCGACCGCGCGGCCGCGGCCCTGATGCCGATCGGCAAGGAGAGCATCGTCGCGCATGCGACCGACAAGCTGGTGCGCGGGTTCTACGAAGCCTGGTACCGGCCGGAGCGCGCCACGCTGTTGATCGTCGGGGACGTCGATCCCGGCGAGGTGGAAGCCAAGATCAAGGCCCTGTTCGCGGACTGGACGGCGAAGGCGGCGCCGCGCACCGCCGTGCAATACGCCCCGCCGCTGCACCATCCCGATCCGGTCCGGCTGTTCGCCGAGGCGGGCTCGCAGCCCTATCTCATCTTCAGCTGGCTGCGGCCCTATGACGGCTCGCCGGACAACAAGGCGAACGAGGCGCGCGACGTCGTCCGCTTCATCGCGCTCGGCGTCTTGAACCAGCGCCTGGCCGTGCTGTCGCACGGCGCCAATCCGCCCTTCGTCAACGCCTCGGCCAGCCACGACCACACCGCCACCATCGCCGACACCACCAATATCGTGGTGAGCTATCGCAGCGGCCAGCCGGATGACGGGCTCAGCGCCGCCGAAACCGCGTGGCGCGAGGCGGTGCAGAACGGCGTGCGCCAGGACGAGGTCGACCAGATCGTCGCCCAGTTCCGCACCTTCTTCCAGGGCAATGCCGCCGCCGCCGACACCACGCCGTCGCCCCAGATCATCAACGCGCTGCTGCGCGCCGTCGACGAACGCACCGTGTTCACCGCGCCGTCCTCCGACCTCGAACTTTACGAAGAGGTGGTGCGGGACCTGACGCTCGCCAAGGTCAACGAGGCGCTGAAATTCGTCTTCGGCGGCGACGGGCCGCTCTATTTCGCCAGCGCCGCCGCGCCCCTGCCCGGCGGCGAGGCCGGCGTGAAGGCCACGATCGCCAAGGCCGATTCCGCGCCGTTCGCGGCGCGCGCCCAGGCGGCCCTGCCGCCCTGGCCCTATGGCGATTTCGGCAAGCCCGGCACCGTCGCCGCGACGCGCACGGTGGACGAGTTCGGCGTCACCTATGTCCGCTTCGACAATGGCGTGCTGCTCACCGTCAAGCCGACCAAGTTTCATGTCGGCGAGATCCTGATGAGCGTTCGGCTGGGCAAGGGCCGGCTGGGCCTGCCGCGCGACCGCATCGCGCCGGCCTGGGCGCTCAGCGGCTCCTTCGTGCAGGGAGGCTTGCGCAAATACAGCATCGACGATCTGCAGAAGCGCATGGCCGACAAGATGTGGGGCGCCACGCTCGGCGCCGCCGACGATGCCTTTCTCCTGACCGGGCAGGCGCGCGCCGCCGATCTCGACGCGGAGATGCAGGTGCTCGCCGCCTATGTCACCGATCCCGCGTGGTCGCCGCAGGCCTTCGACCAGGCCCGCGCCGCCTACGCGACCAGCCTCGTGGAGCAGCAGGCGTCGCCCAACGGCGTGCTCGGCCACGCCTTCGCCGGGCTGATCCATGACGGCGATCCGCGCTGGAGCCAGCCGGATGCGGCCGCGGTCTCCGCCACGACGCTGGGCCAGACCAAGGCCCTGCTGGCCGACGCGCTGCAGTCCGGCCCGATCGACGTGACCGTCGTCGGCGACACCACGGTCGATGCCGCGATCCATGCGGTGGCGACGACCTTCGGCGCGCTGCCGCCGCGCCCGGCGCCGGACGGTCCGGCGATGGGCGACGAGCGTTTTCCCGGTCCGGCGGCGCAGCCCGTCGTGCTGGCGCATCACGGCGCGCCCAACCAGGCGATCGCCATGATCGCCTGGCCGACGCAGGGCTTCCTGCCCGACATGAAGCTGCAGCGCACCTTGCGCGTGTTGTCGGAGATCTTCTCGCAGCGCCTGCTCGACGATCTGCGCACCCGCGAAGGCATCACCTACACGCCCGGCGCCGCGACGGTCTCCGCGATGGAGTCCAAGACCTATGGCTATTTCTACGCGCTGGCGCAGCTTCCGCCGGACAAGCTGGCGAATTTCTATGCCGCGGCCGACGCGGTCGCGTCCGATCTGCGCGACAAGCCGGTCGGCGAGGACGAGCTGAACCGCGGCCGCGGCCCGCGCATCGAGGATATCCAGCGCCAGCAGCAGACCAACGAATACTGGCTCTCGCTGCTCGGCGGTTCCCAGGTGAATCCGCGCCTGCTCGACGTCATCCGCTCCACCGTTCCCGATCTTCAGAGCGTGACGGCCGCCGACGTGCAGACGGCCGCGCAGGACTGGCTCAAGGACGCGCATGCCTGGCGCGTCGTCGTGGTTCCGCAGGGCTTCACGCCGCCCGTCCTGGCGCCCTAA